A genomic window from Sanguibacter antarcticus includes:
- the rpsO gene encoding 30S ribosomal protein S15 translates to MPLDTATKQRIMTEFATSEGDTGSPEVQVAMLTQRILDLTEHLKEHKHDHHSRRGLLLLVGQRRRLLGYLQRVDVNRYRTLIGRLGLRR, encoded by the coding sequence GTGCCCCTCGACACTGCCACCAAGCAGCGCATCATGACCGAGTTCGCCACCAGCGAGGGCGACACCGGTTCCCCCGAGGTTCAGGTCGCGATGCTCACGCAGCGCATCCTCGACCTCACCGAGCACCTCAAGGAGCACAAGCACGACCACCACAGCCGTCGTGGTCTGCTCCTCCTCGTCGGCCAGCGCCGTCGTCTTCTCGGCTACCTGCAGCGGGTCGACGTCAACCGCTACCGCACACTGATCGGTCGTCTCGGCCTCCGCCGCTGA
- a CDS encoding putative bifunctional diguanylate cyclase/phosphodiesterase: MVTTDPREASCATTKLLLTYVRAQGGDGAVARVIEQSGVEYTVADLEDTSRWISHDSRLRLFSAATAVVGHDQVMTEVGAAAMRSDVRSVIVPMLRASGSSREAYRRLPAVIQHLTSVSVLRVVTSSPGAATLEMQREHEHSRLDCDYAQGLLSAVPTLWGLAPATVTHTTGPGENGEVCRFEVAWIDSVRPSTPRRRRRSEADLVALRAQMHELQVAAADLVASQDVPTVLDRIVHHAAMVTDAQAYLLVIDDVDGTGRAVRSTGLTEEREAHLAQVLLSDEPLGDDAVVVDVASSRRVHGRLVALYSTGDGQRRRSRELLEAYAHHAASALDLLTALEESRREERRAADLLALAHDLAVATDSVAVAQVLAEALPQIVGCRGSTVMQWEAALGSFRVVAAAGLEEAARDVVLSTTFRADQIPEIVGILTHHGPLLVDIRTASPVLQQVLRASGSQSVVVVPLLAGDELMGVVTAGFSGFLDGTGQHHEALARIAGMSDQGATALQNARLLATVRHQSQHDALTGLPNRLLFARLLDEGLRGASGEASTAVLFCDLDRFKHINDALGHAAGDELLRQVSARLRGELRPGDVVGRLGGDEFAILLTDIDDERQPFAVAMRLVDALDEPFRIDGREVRITASVGVAIHSGTDGRGDKLLAASDSAMYIAKQSGRNQVAISGEALARRIVPSLEAELSKAAGAGELRLHFQPVVDVSGTDDLTVVGAEALLRWHHPRLGLLAPGAFLPLAEEAGLVTDLDLWALDAACKQLAGWPATSDRPLHVAVNLASASLVDPRLVPAVRAALTTYGLLPSRLHLELVESRSLIDLPGVIERMDELRQLGVRISLDDFGTGYSTLAWLQALPVDQIKIDRSFIMQLPKHGASLAVVRGVLALARELGIEVIAEGVEEPEQLAMLREIGCELVQGFLLGRPAPELDQSRPVVGG, translated from the coding sequence ATGGTGACTACTGATCCGCGCGAGGCGTCCTGCGCCACGACGAAGCTCTTGCTGACGTACGTGCGTGCGCAGGGCGGAGACGGTGCTGTAGCGCGCGTGATCGAGCAGTCAGGTGTGGAGTACACCGTCGCTGACCTCGAAGACACGTCCCGGTGGATCAGCCACGACTCTCGTCTCCGGCTCTTCTCAGCCGCGACCGCAGTCGTCGGTCACGACCAGGTGATGACCGAGGTCGGGGCCGCCGCGATGCGCAGCGACGTGAGATCAGTCATCGTACCGATGCTCCGGGCCTCCGGTTCGTCGCGGGAGGCGTACCGTCGGTTGCCCGCTGTCATCCAGCACCTCACCTCTGTGTCGGTGCTGCGCGTCGTCACGAGCTCGCCGGGGGCGGCGACGCTCGAGATGCAGCGCGAGCACGAGCACTCACGTCTCGACTGCGACTATGCACAAGGGCTGTTGTCTGCAGTCCCGACGTTGTGGGGACTTGCGCCGGCCACCGTCACGCACACCACCGGTCCGGGGGAGAACGGCGAGGTGTGCCGGTTCGAGGTCGCCTGGATCGACAGCGTGCGCCCGTCCACACCACGTCGACGTCGGAGGTCCGAGGCAGACCTCGTCGCGCTGCGAGCGCAGATGCACGAGCTCCAGGTGGCGGCGGCAGACCTCGTCGCGAGCCAGGACGTACCGACGGTGCTCGACCGGATCGTCCATCACGCCGCCATGGTGACTGACGCGCAGGCCTACCTGCTGGTGATCGACGACGTGGACGGGACAGGACGTGCGGTCCGGTCCACGGGGCTCACAGAGGAGAGAGAGGCGCACCTGGCGCAGGTGCTGCTATCCGACGAGCCGTTGGGGGACGACGCAGTCGTCGTCGACGTCGCCTCCTCGCGTCGGGTCCACGGGCGGCTCGTCGCGCTCTACAGCACTGGTGACGGGCAGAGACGTCGGTCTCGAGAGCTGCTCGAGGCGTACGCCCACCATGCCGCGTCTGCGTTGGACCTGCTCACGGCGCTCGAAGAGAGCCGTCGTGAAGAGCGTCGGGCAGCAGATCTCTTGGCCTTGGCGCACGATCTCGCGGTCGCGACCGACAGTGTCGCGGTGGCGCAGGTCTTGGCGGAGGCCCTACCGCAGATCGTGGGCTGTCGTGGGTCGACGGTGATGCAGTGGGAAGCTGCTCTAGGGAGCTTTCGGGTCGTGGCGGCGGCCGGCCTGGAGGAGGCTGCGAGGGACGTGGTGCTCTCGACGACGTTCCGCGCTGACCAGATCCCCGAGATCGTCGGGATCCTCACCCACCACGGACCGCTCCTCGTCGATATCCGCACGGCGAGCCCGGTCCTGCAGCAGGTGCTGCGCGCGAGCGGGTCCCAGAGCGTCGTCGTGGTGCCGCTCCTGGCCGGCGACGAGCTCATGGGAGTCGTCACTGCAGGCTTCTCAGGGTTCCTCGACGGCACAGGTCAGCACCATGAGGCGCTCGCGCGCATCGCGGGCATGAGCGACCAGGGCGCGACAGCGCTCCAGAACGCACGCCTGCTGGCGACGGTCCGGCACCAGTCGCAGCATGATGCGCTCACCGGTCTCCCGAACAGGCTGCTCTTCGCGCGGCTGCTCGACGAGGGGCTCCGGGGGGCGAGCGGAGAGGCGAGCACGGCGGTCCTCTTCTGCGACCTCGACCGGTTCAAGCACATCAACGACGCGCTCGGTCATGCAGCGGGCGACGAGCTGCTCCGCCAGGTCAGCGCCCGGCTGCGTGGTGAGCTTCGACCGGGTGACGTGGTCGGCAGGCTGGGCGGCGACGAGTTTGCGATCTTGCTGACCGACATCGACGACGAGCGGCAGCCTTTCGCTGTCGCCATGCGGCTCGTCGACGCGCTCGACGAGCCGTTCCGGATCGACGGTCGGGAGGTTCGGATCACGGCGAGCGTCGGTGTCGCCATCCACTCCGGTACGGACGGTCGGGGAGACAAGCTGCTCGCGGCCTCCGACTCAGCGATGTACATCGCGAAGCAGTCCGGGCGCAATCAGGTCGCCATCTCGGGGGAGGCGCTCGCACGTCGTATCGTGCCCTCGTTGGAGGCCGAGCTGAGCAAGGCCGCCGGGGCAGGTGAGCTTCGGCTGCACTTCCAGCCGGTCGTCGACGTGTCGGGGACCGACGATCTGACTGTCGTCGGTGCTGAGGCGCTGCTGCGCTGGCACCACCCACGGCTCGGGCTGCTGGCTCCGGGGGCTTTCCTCCCGCTCGCCGAGGAAGCAGGTCTCGTCACCGACCTCGACCTCTGGGCGCTCGATGCAGCGTGCAAGCAGCTCGCTGGCTGGCCGGCGACGTCCGACCGTCCGCTGCACGTCGCAGTCAACCTCGCCAGCGCGTCGCTCGTCGATCCGCGGCTCGTGCCCGCGGTCCGTGCGGCTCTGACGACATATGGCCTCCTGCCGAGCAGGCTTCACCTCGAGCTCGTGGAGAGCCGGTCTCTCATCGACCTTCCCGGGGTGATCGAGCGGATGGACGAGCTGCGGCAGCTCGGGGTGCGCATCTCGCTCGACGACTTCGGAACCGGGTACTCGACGCTCGCCTGGCTCCAGGCTCTCCCGGTCGACCAGATCAAGATCGACCGCAGCTTCATCATGCAGCTGCCGAAGCACGGAGCGTCGCTCGCGGTGGTTCGCGGGGTCCTGGCCCTCGCACGCGAGCTCGGCATCGAGGTGATCGCCGAGGGTGTCGAAGAGCCGGAGCAGCTGGCGATGCTCCGGGAGATCGGGTGCGAGCTCGTCCAAGGGTTCTTGCTCGGGCGGCCGGCGCCCGAGCTCGACCAGTCTCGACCGGTCGTCGGCGGCTGA
- a CDS encoding bifunctional riboflavin kinase/FAD synthetase, which produces MERWTGLEEVPENFGPSVVTIGNFDGVHRGHAVVLGAIVDRARTTGARAVAVTFDPHPAMVHRPHQAPPLICSVEERLELMAATGLDAVLLLEYTLDFARHTPEEFVQEYLVDGLGVSTVVVGRDVRFGLDNSGTLETMVSLGEKYGFEVMVVDDVGRHDESARWSSTVVRRLLLEGDVATASTLLGRHHQLRGVVVHGDARGRDLGFPTANLSQDASGIVPADGVYAGWLRRPRLLARGAQTLDAVLPAAVSIGTNPTFDGVQRRVEAYVLDRTDLELYDEEVVIELVERLRPTLRFDGMGPLVEQMHADVVRTREVLGLLTGHDTTG; this is translated from the coding sequence GTGGAACGCTGGACCGGCCTCGAGGAGGTCCCCGAGAACTTCGGCCCGTCGGTCGTCACGATCGGCAACTTCGACGGAGTGCACCGCGGGCACGCTGTGGTGCTCGGCGCGATCGTCGACCGTGCGCGTACGACGGGTGCGCGAGCGGTCGCCGTGACCTTCGATCCGCATCCGGCGATGGTGCACCGCCCGCACCAGGCTCCGCCGCTCATCTGCAGCGTCGAGGAGCGCCTCGAGCTCATGGCGGCGACAGGCCTCGATGCTGTCCTGCTCCTCGAGTACACCCTCGACTTTGCACGGCACACACCCGAAGAGTTCGTGCAGGAGTATCTTGTCGACGGGCTCGGCGTCAGCACGGTGGTCGTCGGTCGAGACGTGCGGTTCGGTCTCGACAACAGCGGGACGCTCGAGACGATGGTGTCCCTCGGCGAGAAGTACGGCTTCGAGGTGATGGTCGTCGACGACGTCGGACGTCACGACGAGAGCGCACGCTGGTCCTCGACCGTCGTCCGCAGGCTTCTCCTGGAGGGCGACGTCGCGACGGCGAGCACGCTGCTGGGGCGCCACCACCAGCTGCGGGGCGTCGTCGTGCACGGCGACGCCCGCGGACGGGACCTCGGGTTCCCGACCGCCAACCTCAGCCAGGACGCCAGCGGGATCGTTCCTGCGGACGGCGTGTACGCAGGATGGTTGAGACGGCCTCGACTGCTCGCGCGGGGGGCGCAGACGCTCGATGCCGTCCTGCCGGCAGCAGTGTCGATCGGGACGAACCCGACCTTCGACGGCGTCCAACGCAGGGTCGAGGCGTACGTCCTCGACCGGACGGACCTCGAGCTGTACGACGAGGAGGTCGTCATCGAGCTCGTCGAGCGGCTTCGCCCGACGCTGCGCTTCGACGGTATGGGACCGCTCGTCGAGCAGATGCACGCAGACGTGGTGCGGACACGCGAGGTCCTAGGGCTGCTGACCGGGCACGACACGACCGGGTGA
- the truB gene encoding tRNA pseudouridine(55) synthase TruB: MNDSPLSGGAHARPARRPPAADGFVVVDKPQGWTSHDVVARMRGLASTRKVGHAGTLDPMATGVLVLGIGRATKLLTYVVGEDKEYRATVRLGASTTTDDAEGEVLVTGDVSGVTDEAVRASVTELTGAILQVPSAVSAVKVDGKRAYARVRAGETVELTSRPVTISRFDVEDVRRETHDGSAVVDVDVTVVCSSGTYVRALARDMGVALGCGGHLTALRRTRVGGYTVSGARTLEDLAAEVERDGTVHVMPLADAARARFPVRDLTDDETRDLGHGRRLTSSCPTETVTVAAVSAGGTLVALLEDDGEHARPVLVFAPAQ, from the coding sequence ATGAACGACTCACCCCTGTCGGGCGGTGCGCACGCACGTCCCGCGAGGCGTCCTCCTGCAGCTGACGGTTTCGTCGTCGTCGACAAGCCTCAGGGGTGGACGAGCCATGATGTCGTCGCACGGATGCGTGGGCTGGCCTCGACCCGCAAGGTCGGCCACGCAGGAACGCTGGACCCGATGGCGACCGGGGTGCTCGTGCTCGGGATCGGCCGCGCGACCAAGCTCCTCACCTACGTCGTGGGGGAGGACAAGGAGTATCGCGCGACCGTCCGTCTCGGTGCGAGCACGACGACCGACGACGCCGAGGGGGAGGTGCTCGTCACGGGCGACGTCTCGGGCGTGACCGACGAGGCTGTGAGGGCGTCGGTCACGGAGCTCACCGGGGCGATCCTCCAGGTTCCGAGCGCAGTGAGCGCGGTCAAGGTCGACGGCAAGCGGGCCTACGCGCGTGTACGCGCAGGCGAGACCGTCGAGCTCACGTCTCGGCCGGTGACGATCTCGAGATTCGACGTCGAGGACGTCAGGCGCGAGACTCACGACGGGTCGGCGGTCGTCGACGTCGATGTCACGGTCGTGTGCTCGTCAGGAACGTACGTCCGAGCGCTCGCACGAGACATGGGCGTGGCGCTGGGGTGCGGGGGGCACCTGACCGCGCTGCGGCGCACACGGGTGGGTGGCTACACGGTGTCGGGAGCACGCACGCTCGAGGACCTCGCCGCTGAGGTAGAGCGAGACGGCACCGTGCACGTCATGCCTCTCGCCGACGCTGCGCGTGCCCGGTTCCCCGTCCGAGACCTCACCGACGACGAGACCCGTGACCTCGGGCACGGCAGGCGGCTGACGTCGTCCTGCCCGACCGAGACGGTGACGGTCGCAGCGGTCTCGGCAGGCGGCACGCTCGTCGCGCTGCTCGAAGACGACGGTGAGCACGCACGACCCGTGCTCGTCTTCGCCCCGGCACAGTAG
- the rbfA gene encoding 30S ribosome-binding factor RbfA: MVDHPRARKVAERIQVIVAQMIDTRIKDPRLGFVTITDVRVTGDLQNASVFYTVLGDEEARTGSAAALESAKGLIRSEVGKQTGIRLTPTLEFFLDSIPENAATFDAALHEAHRRDQELDALRKTASYAGDEDPYKKPAAPEQAAADDDA; the protein is encoded by the coding sequence ATGGTTGACCACCCCCGGGCCCGCAAGGTTGCCGAACGTATCCAGGTGATCGTCGCCCAGATGATCGACACCCGGATCAAGGACCCTCGTCTTGGATTCGTCACGATCACCGACGTCCGCGTGACAGGTGATCTCCAGAACGCATCGGTGTTCTACACCGTCCTCGGCGACGAGGAAGCCCGCACCGGGTCGGCTGCGGCTCTCGAGAGCGCCAAGGGCCTCATCCGCTCCGAGGTCGGCAAGCAGACCGGTATCCGGCTCACGCCGACGCTCGAGTTCTTCCTCGACTCGATCCCAGAGAACGCAGCGACCTTCGACGCCGCGCTCCACGAGGCGCACCGACGAGACCAGGAGCTCGACGCTCTGCGCAAGACGGCGAGCTACGCGGGAGACGAGGACCCGTACAAGAAGCCTGCGGCGCCTGAGCAGGCAGCGGCTGACGACGACGCATGA
- the infB gene encoding translation initiation factor IF-2, with amino-acid sequence MAKVRVYELAKELGVESKTIMTKLTELGEFVRSASSTIEPPVVRKLRDAFPAPQSEAPAAKPAPKKPAPQKPGAQKPAPRPAEQAPVQTPAPAATPEPVAAPVEAPAPVPAPAPAAEAPAAAPAAPAAPSPRPAAPTPKQAPAEPVEAPRAESPRTPGPQGQAAAPRPGSPRPGNNPFAPSQGMPRSGAPRPGNNPFATSQGMPRPGQRPERTERTDNVNPAAPAANTTERPGGPRPAAPRPGGARPNPGMMPGRSAVGRPGERAPGGPGRPGAPGGGAGGGRGRPGGGTGGPGGAPAGGGGFAGRPGGGGGRGGAGRGSTQGAFGRAGGRPVRGRKSKRAKRQEFEQMQAPSLGGVQVPRGNGKTVVRLRHGSSLNDLADKIDANPASLVTVLFHLGEMATATQSLDEDTFGTLASELGYIIEMVSAEEEDRELLGGFDIDLDAELDAEGDDELEARPPVVTVMGHVDHGKTRLLDAIRKTDVVSGEAGGITQHIGAYQVRHEHEGIDRALTFIDTPGHEAFTAMRARGAQVTDIAILVVAADDGVMPQTIEALNHAQAAGVPIVVAVNKIDKESANPDKIRQQLTEYNLVAEEYGGDTMFVNVSAREGLNIDELLGAVLLTADASLDLRANPNKDARGVAIEANLDKGRGAVATVLVQSGTLHIGDSIVAGTAYGRVRAMFDEHGETVEAATPARPVMVLGLTSVPRAGDTFLVAPDDRTARQIAEKREAAERAALLAKRRKRISLEDFTQALQQGKVETLNLVLKGDVSGAVEALEDALLKIDVGDEVELRVIHRGVGAITQNDVNLATVDNAVIIGFNVKTGERVAELADREGVDIKFYSVIYQAIDDVEAALKGMLKPEFEEAQLGTAEVREIFRSSKFGNIAGCLVRSGTIRRNTKARVLRNGTVIEDNLSVESLKRFKDDATEVREGYECGIGLGSFNNLQVDDVIETFEMREKPRS; translated from the coding sequence GTGGCTAAGGTCCGCGTCTACGAGCTCGCAAAAGAGCTCGGGGTGGAAAGCAAGACAATCATGACCAAGCTCACCGAGCTCGGTGAGTTCGTCAGGTCAGCATCATCGACGATCGAGCCCCCGGTCGTCCGCAAGCTCCGGGACGCGTTCCCGGCACCGCAGAGCGAAGCCCCAGCGGCCAAGCCTGCGCCGAAGAAGCCCGCCCCGCAGAAGCCTGGCGCGCAGAAGCCCGCCCCGCGTCCCGCAGAGCAGGCGCCGGTTCAGACGCCCGCCCCTGCCGCAACGCCCGAGCCTGTGGCTGCTCCGGTCGAGGCGCCCGCACCTGTGCCGGCACCCGCGCCGGCCGCCGAAGCGCCCGCGGCAGCACCTGCTGCTCCAGCGGCACCCTCGCCGCGGCCGGCTGCCCCGACCCCGAAGCAGGCTCCGGCGGAGCCCGTCGAGGCACCTCGGGCCGAGTCTCCGCGAACCCCCGGTCCTCAGGGCCAGGCGGCAGCACCTCGTCCGGGCAGCCCGCGTCCCGGCAACAACCCGTTCGCACCGAGCCAGGGCATGCCACGATCCGGTGCTCCTCGGCCGGGGAACAACCCGTTCGCCACCAGCCAGGGCATGCCGCGCCCGGGGCAGCGTCCCGAGCGCACAGAGCGCACGGACAACGTCAACCCCGCAGCGCCTGCGGCCAACACGACCGAGCGTCCGGGCGGTCCTCGCCCGGCAGCGCCGCGCCCTGGTGGCGCACGCCCGAACCCGGGCATGATGCCCGGGCGCAGCGCGGTCGGACGCCCCGGTGAGCGCGCTCCTGGTGGACCCGGTCGCCCGGGCGCCCCAGGCGGCGGGGCAGGCGGCGGCCGAGGTCGTCCTGGAGGCGGTACCGGCGGACCTGGCGGAGCGCCGGCCGGCGGTGGCGGTTTCGCTGGCCGTCCCGGCGGCGGTGGTGGACGTGGTGGAGCAGGCCGCGGCAGCACCCAGGGTGCATTCGGTCGCGCTGGAGGCCGTCCGGTACGTGGGCGGAAGTCGAAGCGCGCGAAGCGTCAAGAGTTCGAGCAGATGCAGGCACCGTCGCTCGGTGGCGTGCAGGTTCCCCGCGGCAACGGCAAGACTGTCGTCCGGCTGCGGCACGGCTCGTCGCTCAACGACCTCGCTGACAAGATCGACGCGAACCCCGCCAGCCTGGTCACTGTTCTCTTCCACCTCGGTGAGATGGCGACGGCGACGCAGTCCCTCGACGAGGACACGTTCGGAACGCTCGCATCCGAGCTCGGCTACATCATCGAGATGGTCTCGGCCGAAGAAGAGGACCGTGAGCTGCTCGGCGGCTTCGACATCGACCTCGATGCCGAGCTGGACGCCGAGGGCGACGACGAGCTCGAGGCTCGTCCGCCTGTCGTGACCGTCATGGGTCACGTCGACCACGGAAAGACGCGACTCCTCGATGCGATCCGCAAGACGGACGTCGTCTCGGGCGAGGCCGGTGGCATCACGCAGCACATCGGTGCGTACCAGGTGCGCCACGAGCACGAGGGCATCGACCGTGCGCTGACCTTCATCGACACCCCGGGTCACGAGGCGTTCACCGCCATGCGTGCACGTGGTGCCCAGGTCACCGACATCGCGATCCTCGTGGTGGCGGCCGACGACGGTGTGATGCCTCAGACGATCGAGGCGCTCAACCACGCTCAGGCCGCTGGCGTGCCGATCGTGGTTGCCGTCAACAAGATCGACAAGGAGTCTGCGAACCCGGACAAGATCCGCCAGCAGCTCACCGAGTACAACCTCGTGGCGGAGGAATACGGTGGCGACACGATGTTCGTCAACGTGTCTGCCCGTGAGGGACTGAACATCGACGAGCTTCTCGGTGCAGTCCTCCTGACGGCGGACGCGTCGCTCGACCTCCGTGCCAACCCGAACAAGGACGCACGTGGTGTGGCTATCGAGGCCAACCTCGACAAGGGACGCGGTGCCGTCGCGACGGTCCTCGTCCAGTCGGGAACGCTGCACATCGGTGACTCGATCGTCGCGGGCACCGCCTACGGACGCGTCCGTGCGATGTTCGACGAGCACGGCGAGACGGTCGAGGCAGCTACGCCTGCCCGTCCGGTCATGGTCCTCGGGCTCACGTCGGTGCCTCGCGCCGGCGACACGTTCCTCGTGGCACCGGACGACCGCACGGCTCGGCAGATCGCCGAGAAGCGTGAGGCAGCCGAGCGTGCAGCTCTCCTGGCCAAGCGTCGCAAGCGCATCAGCCTCGAGGACTTCACGCAGGCGCTCCAGCAGGGCAAGGTCGAGACCCTCAACCTCGTCCTCAAGGGAGATGTCTCCGGTGCCGTCGAGGCGCTCGAAGACGCGCTGCTCAAGATCGACGTGGGCGACGAGGTCGAGCTGCGGGTCATCCACCGTGGAGTGGGTGCCATCACGCAGAACGACGTCAACCTCGCGACGGTCGACAACGCCGTCATCATCGGCTTCAACGTCAAGACCGGTGAGCGCGTCGCCGAGCTCGCTGACCGCGAGGGCGTCGACATCAAGTTCTACTCGGTCATCTACCAGGCGATCGACGACGTGGAAGCAGCCCTCAAGGGGATGCTCAAGCCGGAGTTCGAGGAAGCGCAGCTCGGCACCGCCGAGGTCCGCGAGATCTTCCGTTCCTCGAAGTTCGGAAACATCGCCGGTTGCCTCGTGCGCTCTGGCACGATCAGGAGGAACACGAAGGCCCGGGTGCTGCGCAACGGCACGGTCATCGAGGACAACCTCTCGGTCGAGTCGCTCAAGCGGTTCAAGGACGACGCGACCGAGGTCCGCGAAGGCTACGAGTGCGGTATCGGGCTCGGATCCTTCAACAACCTCCAGGTCGACGACGTCATCGAGACGTTCGAGATGCGCGAGAAGCCGCGCTCCTAG
- a CDS encoding YlxR family protein has translation MACRKTTRATSTWPDRSRDVTRRARLTKSGSRTPYSSGVSSTSTCTPSASLACSGPVRTCVGCRERDEQTQMIRFVIHPGDAATGSEAVVVADLGRTSPGRGAWLHPSARCGELALKRKAFPRALRAAANIDLQSMTEALGSVPLASTTRRQGSGSEADGHPMSTQR, from the coding sequence GTGGCGTGCCGGAAGACGACGAGAGCGACGTCGACGTGGCCCGATAGGTCACGAGACGTGACGAGGCGCGCTAGACTGACAAAGTCTGGGTCACGTACCCCGTACTCTTCAGGCGTGTCTTCCACGTCCACCTGCACGCCATCAGCTTCTCTGGCGTGCAGCGGACCGGTGAGGACGTGCGTAGGGTGCAGGGAGCGTGATGAACAGACGCAGATGATCCGGTTCGTGATCCATCCTGGAGACGCAGCGACCGGCAGCGAGGCTGTCGTCGTAGCCGATCTCGGACGCACGTCACCGGGACGCGGCGCGTGGCTGCACCCTTCCGCGCGGTGCGGCGAGCTCGCGCTGAAGCGCAAGGCGTTCCCGCGTGCACTTCGCGCGGCGGCGAACATCGATCTGCAGAGCATGACCGAAGCGTTGGGGTCCGTGCCCCTCGCGAGCACGACACGTCGACAAGGAAGCGGGTCAGAAGCCGATGGGCACCCGATGAGTACTCAGCGATGA
- the nusA gene encoding transcription termination factor NusA, with the protein MDIDMSALRMLERERDISMEVLVSAIEQALALAYQRTPDACRTARVVVDRRSGHVTVWAREDIEPEVEQVGVDAESGEPEAFVARPSTLGPEFDHTPRDFGRIATATARQVIMQRLRDAEDEQVLGQFRGKEGEVIAGVIQQGRDPRTVFVDVGGTEAMLGAHEQVPTERYVHGERLRAYVLDVSRGMKGPSISLSRTHPNLVRKLFELEVPEVADGSVEIVAIAREAGHRSKMAVRTRVAGLNAKGACIGPMGQRVRAVMAELHGEKIDIVDYSDDPARFVGNALSPANVSSVTVVDAEARAARVVVPDFQLSLAIGKEGQNARLAAKLTGWRIDIRSDGGVPEDDESDVDVAR; encoded by the coding sequence ATGGATATCGACATGAGCGCGCTGCGCATGCTGGAGCGAGAGCGCGACATCAGCATGGAGGTCCTGGTCTCCGCGATCGAGCAGGCCCTCGCACTGGCATACCAGCGCACGCCCGACGCGTGCCGGACAGCGCGCGTCGTGGTCGACCGCCGCAGCGGGCACGTGACGGTCTGGGCGCGAGAGGACATCGAGCCCGAGGTCGAGCAGGTGGGCGTCGACGCCGAGTCCGGGGAGCCGGAAGCGTTCGTCGCCCGTCCCTCGACCCTCGGTCCAGAGTTCGACCACACACCGCGAGACTTCGGTCGGATCGCGACCGCGACCGCGCGCCAGGTGATCATGCAGCGCCTCCGCGACGCGGAGGACGAGCAGGTCCTCGGCCAGTTCCGAGGCAAGGAGGGCGAGGTCATCGCGGGCGTCATCCAGCAGGGGCGCGACCCGCGGACCGTGTTCGTCGACGTGGGAGGGACCGAAGCGATGCTCGGAGCCCACGAGCAGGTTCCGACCGAGCGCTACGTCCACGGGGAGCGGCTGCGTGCTTACGTCCTCGACGTGTCGCGCGGGATGAAGGGACCGTCGATCTCGTTGAGCAGGACCCACCCGAACCTCGTCCGGAAGCTCTTCGAGCTCGAAGTTCCGGAGGTGGCGGACGGATCGGTCGAGATCGTTGCGATCGCTCGGGAAGCGGGCCATCGGAGCAAGATGGCGGTGCGGACCAGGGTCGCCGGGCTCAATGCCAAGGGGGCCTGCATCGGGCCGATGGGTCAGCGGGTGCGTGCGGTGATGGCGGAGCTGCACGGAGAGAAGATCGACATCGTCGACTACAGCGACGATCCTGCGCGCTTCGTGGGCAACGCGCTGTCGCCGGCCAACGTGAGCTCTGTGACGGTCGTCGACGCCGAAGCCCGCGCTGCGCGCGTCGTCGTCCCTGATTTTCAGCTGTCGTTGGCGATCGGCAAAGAAGGTCAGAACGCCCGGCTCGCCGCAAAGCTGACGGGGTGGCGCATCGACATCCGGTCGGACGGTGGCGTGCCGGAAGACGACGAGAGCGACGTCGACGTGGCCCGATAG
- the rimP gene encoding ribosome maturation factor RimP, whose protein sequence is MAAATTAQQVADAVRPGVESTGLFLEDVKVAPAGAKTVVRIVVDLSEDETGSVGLDQVAEVARVISDVLDERQTMRGAYTLEVTSPGTSRPLTELRHFKRARTRLVEVHLVDGSSFTARLTALDGTDLVFEDGERRVPLVDVRSGQVEVELRRAEKLDESSFTDFEGSDSSDQTDGEV, encoded by the coding sequence ATGGCGGCAGCAACTACCGCACAGCAGGTCGCGGACGCGGTGCGACCGGGCGTCGAGAGCACCGGCCTCTTCCTCGAGGACGTCAAGGTCGCGCCTGCAGGGGCGAAGACGGTCGTGCGGATCGTGGTCGACCTGTCAGAAGACGAGACCGGTTCGGTCGGTCTCGACCAGGTCGCCGAGGTAGCCCGTGTGATCTCTGACGTCCTCGACGAGCGCCAGACCATGCGAGGTGCATACACCCTCGAGGTGACGTCTCCAGGAACGTCGCGACCCCTGACGGAGCTCAGGCACTTCAAGCGTGCACGCACCCGCCTCGTCGAGGTGCACCTGGTCGACGGCTCGTCGTTCACTGCACGGCTGACGGCGCTCGACGGAACAGATCTCGTGTTCGAGGACGGAGAACGTCGGGTACCGCTCGTCGATGTTCGTTCAGGACAGGTCGAGGTCGAGCTGCGACGCGCTGAAAAGCTGGACGAGAGCTCTTTCACGGACTTTGAGGGGTCGGACAGCTCCGACCAGACGGATGGTGAGGTCTGA